One segment of Fusobacterium massiliense DNA contains the following:
- a CDS encoding peptidase U32 family protein, whose translation MKKVELLAPAGNMEKFKMALHYGADAVFMGGKMFNLRAGSNNFSDEELEEAVQYAHERGKKVYVTLNIIPHNDELEALPDYVKFLEKVGVDGVIVADLGVFQVVKENSNLNISISTQASNTNWRSVKMWKDMGAKRVVLAREISLENIKEIREKVPDIELEVFVHGAMCMAISGRCLLSNYMTGRDANRGDCAQACRWKYSLVEETRPGETMPVYEDEHGTYIFNSKDLCTIEMIDKILDAGVDSLKIEGRMKGIYYVSNCVKVYKDALNSYYSGNYEYNPEWKTELESISNRSYTEGFYHGKAGKESLNYNNRNSYSQTHKLVAKIEKKLSDNEYLVAIRNKLFVGQEVQIVSPEIKVRDFVMPEMILLDKMGRETESVESANPNSFVKIKTDVPMNELDMLRIIL comes from the coding sequence TTGAAAAAGGTTGAATTACTAGCACCTGCTGGAAATATGGAAAAATTTAAAATGGCTTTACACTATGGAGCAGATGCTGTTTTTATGGGTGGAAAGATGTTTAACTTAAGAGCAGGGAGCAACAATTTTTCAGATGAAGAATTAGAGGAAGCTGTACAGTATGCACATGAAAGAGGGAAAAAAGTATATGTAACTTTAAATATAATACCTCATAATGATGAACTTGAAGCTTTACCTGATTATGTAAAATTTTTAGAAAAAGTTGGAGTAGATGGAGTAATAGTTGCTGACTTAGGAGTTTTTCAGGTTGTTAAGGAAAATTCTAACTTAAATATAAGTATAAGTACACAAGCAAGTAATACTAACTGGCGTTCTGTAAAAATGTGGAAAGATATGGGAGCCAAGAGAGTAGTGTTAGCAAGGGAAATTTCACTTGAAAATATAAAAGAAATAAGAGAAAAAGTTCCAGATATAGAACTAGAAGTTTTTGTTCATGGAGCTATGTGTATGGCTATTTCTGGAAGATGTCTACTAAGTAACTATATGACTGGTAGAGATGCAAACAGAGGAGACTGTGCTCAAGCATGTAGATGGAAATATTCATTAGTTGAAGAAACTAGACCTGGGGAAACTATGCCTGTTTATGAAGATGAACATGGAACATATATTTTTAACTCAAAAGATTTATGTACTATTGAAATGATAGATAAAATCTTAGATGCAGGAGTGGATTCACTTAAAATTGAAGGTAGAATGAAAGGAATTTATTATGTGTCTAATTGTGTAAAAGTATATAAAGATGCATTAAATTCTTATTATAGTGGGAATTATGAGTATAATCCTGAATGGAAAACTGAGCTTGAGTCTATTTCAAATAGGTCATATACAGAAGGTTTCTATCATGGAAAAGCAGGTAAAGAATCTTTAAACTATAATAATAGAAATTCTTATAGCCAAACTCATAAATTAGTTGCAAAAATTGAGAAAAAGTTAAGTGATAACGAATATCTAGTTGCAATTAGAAATAAATTATTTGTTGGACAAGAAGTTCAAATTGTTAGTCCTGAAATAAAGGTTAGAGATTTTGTGATGCCTGAAATGATTTTACTGGATAAAATGGGTAGAGAAACTGAAAGTGTAGAATCGGCAAATCCAAATTCTTTTGTAAAAATAAAAACAGATGTGCCTATGAATGAACTTGATATGTTAAGAATAATTTTGTAA
- the dnaB gene encoding replicative DNA helicase, with amino-acid sequence MEESILQKIPHSLEAEKALIGGIFYDNEIFDEIQDLVRADDFYNSENSAIFELMNKLHSESRGIDPVLVADEIKRSNFKNKEEIQEVLSEILEDITSSYNLLEYAELIKEKAMLRKLGNIGAKITEIAYREEGTADSIVDKAEEMVLNLSNKILKSEIINIGSLSVDELTRLDEMRKNRDKILGIPTGFVDLDRMTGGLNNSDLIILAARPAMGKTAFALNLALNAANISNKNVLIFSLEMPAQQLYQRLLAMESEIGQGKIKMGNLTEDEWARMAFSMGNLSSKNIFVADLPNTNVLEIRSYARKMKSNDKLDLIVIDYLQLINGTRVSRGEFNRQQEVSDISRALKGLARELNVPIIALSQLSRSVEQRMDKRPMLSDLRESGAIEQDADIVAFLYREDYYIPETENKGISELIIGKHRNGAVGTIKLLFLNEITKFKSYTDKIK; translated from the coding sequence TTGGAAGAAAGTATTTTACAAAAAATTCCTCATAGTTTAGAAGCTGAAAAAGCTTTGATAGGGGGGATATTTTATGATAATGAAATTTTTGATGAGATACAAGATTTAGTAAGAGCAGATGATTTTTATAACTCAGAAAACAGTGCTATTTTTGAGCTTATGAATAAATTACATTCTGAGAGTAGAGGAATAGATCCTGTCTTAGTTGCTGATGAAATCAAAAGAAGTAATTTTAAAAATAAGGAAGAAATTCAAGAAGTTTTGAGTGAAATATTAGAAGATATTACAAGCTCATATAATTTATTGGAATATGCAGAGCTAATAAAAGAAAAAGCTATGCTTAGAAAATTAGGTAATATTGGAGCTAAGATAACAGAGATAGCTTATAGAGAAGAAGGAACAGCAGATTCCATAGTAGATAAAGCTGAAGAAATGGTTTTAAATTTATCTAATAAAATATTAAAAAGCGAGATAATAAATATAGGTTCCTTGTCTGTTGATGAATTGACAAGACTTGATGAGATGAGAAAAAATAGAGATAAAATTTTAGGAATCCCAACAGGTTTTGTTGATTTAGATAGAATGACAGGGGGACTAAATAATTCGGATTTAATAATTCTAGCAGCTAGACCTGCAATGGGAAAGACAGCTTTTGCTTTAAACTTAGCTTTAAATGCAGCAAATATTTCTAATAAAAATGTATTAATATTTAGTTTAGAAATGCCAGCTCAACAACTATATCAAAGATTACTTGCTATGGAAAGTGAAATTGGTCAAGGAAAGATAAAAATGGGTAATCTTACAGAAGATGAATGGGCAAGAATGGCTTTTTCTATGGGAAATTTATCTTCAAAAAATATATTTGTTGCAGATTTGCCAAATACAAATGTATTGGAGATAAGATCTTATGCTAGAAAAATGAAAAGTAATGATAAATTAGATTTAATAGTAATAGATTACTTACAATTAATAAATGGAACGAGAGTGTCTAGGGGAGAATTTAATAGACAACAAGAAGTTTCAGATATATCGAGAGCTTTAAAAGGGTTGGCAAGAGAGTTAAATGTACCAATAATAGCTTTATCACAACTCTCAAGAAGCGTTGAGCAAAGAATGGATAAAAGGCCAATGCTTTCAGATTTAAGAGAATCGGGAGCAATAGAACAAGATGCTGATATAGTTGCTTTCTTGTATAGAGAGGATTACTATATACCGGAAACTGAGAATAAAGGAATAAGTGAACTTATAATTGGAAAACATAGAAATGGTGCTGTTGGAACAATTAAGTTACTTTTCTTAAATGAAATTACTAAATTTAAAAGTTATACAGATAAAATAAAATAA